Part of the Spinacia oleracea cultivar Varoflay chromosome 5, BTI_SOV_V1, whole genome shotgun sequence genome, CAAGCCTACAACAAGATCATGTAAACTCAATTGGGTCAAATTGCACAACATGTGGGAAGTTCTTCTTCAAGTTCCGGTCTTCAACTTACGAGCCAAACTGTTTTGAACCCAAAAGAGCACATAAAAGCAATCACTTTGAGATCGGGAAAAGGTTATGAAGGTCCGGTCATGAGAGAAGAGGTAGCCACAAAGAGAGATGAGGGAtgtgaagaagaagagaaagttGAGAGTGAAAGAGTGAAAAGTGAGAAAAGTGAGCAAACACAATGTGAGAAGAGTGACTCAAAGAGTGAAGAGGTTGTGATTAAGGAGAGTGAAAAAGCTCTCATGAAACCCTACCAGCCACCCATCCCTTTTCCTCATAGAGTGGTTGAGAAGAAGTTGAATGAGAATATTCTAAGTTTCTTGATATCATGAAAGGGTTACAAGTGAACATACCTTTCCTCCATGCCATGGCACAAATGCCAACTTATGCAAAGTATTTGAAAGAACTTCTTACCAACAAGGCAAAGCTTGAAGAAGCAACCGTTTCTCTTCCTATGGAAGTGAGTGCTATCATTCAAAACAAGCTTCTAGAAAAGCATAGTGATCCGGGTAGCTTCTCAATACCAGTGAAGATTGGTGATCTTGAGCCAAAGAATGCCCTTTGTGATCTTGGGGCAAGTGTTAGCCTTatgctctctatggctcaaaGGCTAAATATTGGGGGAATGAAGCCTACATGGATGTCACTTCAACTAGCCGACCATTCGGTTAAAACACCCTTGGGATTTTTGGAAGATGTCCCGGTccaagttggaagagtttttgtgCCTTGTGATTTTGTCATTATGGAGATGGAAGAAGACTCCAAGGTTCCTCTCATTCTAGGAAGGCCTTTCCTTTCTACGGTGGGATCGAGTTGTTATTGATGTGAAAGATGGGCGGTTGACTTTAAATGTTGGAGATGAGAAAATCACTTTTACTCTTCAACAAGCCATGAACTCACCCATGATGAATGAAGTCCACCGCATTGACACCATGAAAGAGGACTTGAAGTAATTTAGAGAAATGATTGAAGTGAAAGACCCATTGCAAGCTATCATAATGGGAAGATATTTTGAGGAAAGTGAGGAAGTAAAATGGTACAAGATGCTCCTTGATGAAGCATCGGTCCACCGTGGAAAGATCGAAATGCTACAAGCGAATGAAAAAGAGGAGAGGACTACGCCTCCTCATAAGGTCGAACTCAAACCCCTTCCCCCTTCCCTTAAATATGTTTTTCTTGATGAAAATGAGAACTATCCCATTATTGTTAATGCTAAGCTTGATAACACTTCTCTTGAAAAACTTTTGACTTCCTTGAGAAAATTCCGAAGTGTTATTGGTTATACAATTGATGACGTTAAGGGGATAAGTCCCTCATTGTGCATGCATAAGGTTTTGCTTGAAGATGACCATGCCTCCTGTATTGAACCACAACGAAGATTAAATCCAAACATGAAAGAAGTGGTGAAAAATGAGGTTGTCAAACTACTTAAAGCGGGTATTATCTATCCGATCTCCGATAGTAAATGGGTAATCCCGGTTCAAGTAGTTCCCAAAAAGGGAGGCATGACTATCATCAAGAATGAGAAAGGTGAGGCCATTTCTACAAGGTCGGTCACCGGGTGGAGAATGTGAATTGATTATAGAAAATTGAATAAATCCACCCGAAAAGATCACTTTCCATTCCCTTTTATTGATAAAATATTGGAAAGATTGGCAAGTCATAGTCACTATTGTTTCTTGGATGGATTTTCGGGATTTTTCCAAATTCCTATCTAACCCGAGGATCAAGAGAAGACTACTTTAACTTGTCCATTCGGCACCTATGCTTATCGAAGGATTCCTTTTGGATTATGTAATGCACCTTCGACGTACTTTTTAAAGGTGTATGATGTCAATCTTTTCCGATATGCTTGAGTCTTCTATTGAGGTTTTCATGGATGATTTCTTAGTTTGTGGTTCATCTTTTGATATTTGTCTTGCTAACCTTGTTAAAGTTTTAAAAAGATGTCAAGAGGTGAACCTTGTCATGAATTGGGAAAAATATCATTTTATGGTAGAAGAAGGTATTGTGCTTGGTCATGTGATTTCTAATAGGGGCATTGAAGTTGATCGTGCCAAAGTTGAGGTAATTGAGCGCCTCCCTCCCCCAACCAATGTGAAAGGGGTGTGGAGCTTTCTTGGACACGCGGGATTTTACTGCCGGTTCATAAAGGCTTTCTCCAAAATCTCTAAGCCGCTCACTTAACTTTTGGTAAAAGATGCCCCCTTTTTGTTTACTAATGATTGTTTGCTAGCATTTGAAAGGTTGAAGGAAGCTTTGATTTCGGCAGCAATTATCCAACCTCCAAATTGGGAGCTCCCCTTTGTGGTCATGTGTGATGCATCGGATTTTGCCGTTGGTTCGGTTCTTGGTCAAAGGAAGGATGGCAAGCTCCATGCCATATATTACACTAGCAACACATTAGATGAAGCCCAAAGGAACTATGCCACTACGGAAAAAGAGCTACTTGTTGTTGTTCATGCTATGGAGAAGTTTAGATCTTACTTGGTAGGCTCAAAAGTGATCATCTTCACCGACCACTCGGCCTTGAAATATTTGCTTGCCAAGAAAGATGTTAAACCAAGGTTGATAAGGTGGATCCTTCTATTGCAAGAGTTTGATATTGAAATCCGTGACAAGAAGGGTGCGGAAAATGTTGTAGCCGATCATCTCTCACGTTTGCCCTTGAATGAAGATGTGATTGATTCAATCCCAATTGATGATTCATTCCCCGATGATCAACTTTTTGCTATTCTTGATACTCCGGTCCCTTGGTTTGCGGATAATGCAAACTACTTGTCATGCAACATTCTCCCTCCGTATCTCACTTATCAACAAAAGAGGAGTTTCCTTCATGATGTTCGTCAATACTTTTGGGATGATCCTTTGTTATATAAGCAAGGAGTTGATGGGCTATTTCGAAGATGTGTTCCAGACAATGAGATTGAAAGTGTTATCAACATGTGCCATTCCTCACCTTGTGGAGGGCATATGAGTGCTAACAAGACAATGGCAAAAGTGTTGCAATGCGGATTCTTTTGGCCCACAATGTTCAAGGATGTGTAGGGTGTAGTCAAAGCTTGTGACCGGTGTCAAAGAACCGGCAATATCTCAAGAAGGAATGAAATGCCTCTAAACAACATTCTTGAATTGGAAATTTTTGATGTGTGGGGAGTAGATTTCATGGGGCCATTTCCTTCATCTTTTAGAAACAGGTATATATTAGTTGCCGTTGATTATGTGTCTAAGTGGGTAGAAGCAATTGCATCTCCTACAAATGATGCAAAGGTGGTGGTGAAAATTTTCAAGAAAGTCATATTCCCGAGATTTTGAGTGCCACGTGCCATTATAAGTGATGGAGGATCCCATTTTGCAAAGCGATCTTTCCAAGCTTTACTTGAGAAATATGGTGTGAAGCACAAGGTAGCATTGGCATACCACCCCCAAACAAGTGGGCAAGGTGAAATTTCCAATAGACAAGTGAAGTTGATCTTGGAGAAAATGGTTGATAGGTCACGAAAGGATTGGTCTAGTCGGTTAGATGATGCATTGTGGGCCTATAGAACCGCTTTCAAGACCCCAATTGGTACCACTCCTTATAAGCTTGTGTATGGTAAGGCATGTCATTTACCGATGGAACTTGAGCACCAAGCACATTGAGCAATCAAGCTCTTTAATTTTGATTTGCAAGCCGCGGGGGAGAAGAGGATGCTTGATCTCCATGCCTTAGAGGAGTTGAGAAGAGATGCATATGAGAATGCAAGGATATACAAGGAGAAAAAAAAAGGCTTGGCATGACAAGCATATCATCAAGAAAGAGTTCAAGGTAGGAGATAAGGTATTACTCTACAACTCTTGTTTGAGACTTTTTACGGGTAAGTTAAAGTCTAGATGGAGTGGTCCTTTTGTTGTGAAAAAGGTTTTTCCATATGGTGCGGTTGAGATTGGAAATGAAGGAACTgaatcattcaaagtgaatgggCAAAGATTGAAAACGTATTTTGATGGTTCGGTAATTGAACAAGCAAATGTTGTACATTTAGATGAGTTTGATGTTCTTCCGAACATGAGATAGtctttgtgtttgtttttcggTCGAGCTTACCGACGTTGAACAAAAGCACTTCTCGGGAGATAACCCGAGTATTTTGTAGTTGGGCTCGGGCAAGAAAGTTCATCCCGGGCGAGTAAAATCCACCCCGGGCGCGACAAACTGAGTAGTTCGAAGGCAGGAAGTTCCAGGAACTTTTCCTAGCCCGCGAGAAATCATGTCCCGCCTGGGATAATGTTTCCCGGCCGCAACGAACCCCATAAGCCAAAGTTCAGAAAGTTCCAGGAACCTTTCCCCGCCCGCGGAAAATTTCTTCCCGCCCGCGACAGAACCaggtaaaaaaataattaaagaaaaaaataaaaaaaagaacctgaaaaaaaaacggcaaacatttgctcatttccTACCTAACCCTCAAACCCTATTCTCTTTCATCTTCaacctccatccccatccccattaACACACTCATCTTCAAACTTCATTCCACCATACTCAAAAACACACATTCCTTTTCCAATTCTTTTCTCTACATCTCtcaatttttcattttctttcttcattttacccaaaaaaaaaaaatcaaaaatttcgaaattaaattaaaaaagaagGGGAGTTCGAAAATAACTAGAAGAAAAGGAGGAGCAAGAAGGTGCTCTACTTGGAATTTTGGAGTAACACTCACCAAGGAGGAGGTATAATTCTtactctcttttcttttttaatttttcctcAATTTTTACTTGTTAATTTTTCTTGAGTTAAaacatttgttgatattttgtttttccatagctttttaatttattgaaaaaaaaattaaaatatttatttttatccgaaaatacaaaaaaatcagaaattaaataaaaatatttaattgCTACATTGTGGTTTTGCTTTGAATTTTTGTGATTATTACGTAGTTAGTGTAAATATAAGTGTGTTGTGTgaaattgtgtttgatttttgtat contains:
- the LOC110774761 gene encoding uncharacterized protein — protein: MKGLQVNIPFLHAMAQMPTYAKYLKELLTNKAKLEEATVSLPMEVSAIIQNKLLEKHSDPGSFSIPVKIGDLEPKNALCDLGASVSLMLSMAQRLNIGGMKPTWMSLQLADHSVKTPLGFLEDVPVQVGRVFVPCDFVIMEMEEDSKVPLILGRPFLSTVGSSCY